In a single window of the Octopus sinensis linkage group LG1, ASM634580v1, whole genome shotgun sequence genome:
- the LOC118764296 gene encoding uncharacterized protein LOC118764296 — translation MSALIMTRYGNVWRKWKHLYTLSSLSNREATVRTPYGDTVWFEIGKGTQQGCILSPAAFNMYAEKVMRNAGLEDSSIGVRIGGRNINNLRYADDTTLLAESGKDLEDLVLLVKKENEKFGLEKLRNQRIHEFQH, via the exons ATGTCAGCATTGATCATGACACGTTATGGAAATGTCTGGAGGAAATGGAAACACCTTTACACCTTGTCCAGCTTATCAAACCGAGAGGCTACAGTACGGACACCATATGGTGACACAGTTTGGTTTGAGATTGGAAAAGGCACTCAGCAAGGTTGCATCCTGTCACCAGCAGCCTTCAACATGTACGCTGAAAAGGTCATGAGGAATGCAGGCCTGGAGGATAGCAGCATTGGAGTGAGGATTGGAGGAAGAAATATCAATAACCttcgctatgcagatgatacaacccTGCTGGCGGAGAGTGGTAAGGATCTGGAAGATCTTGTCCTGCTGGtcaagaaagagaatgagaaatttGGGTT AGAAAAG CTGAGAAATCAACGTATCCACGAATTTCAACATTGa